One stretch of Arachis duranensis cultivar V14167 chromosome 1, aradu.V14167.gnm2.J7QH, whole genome shotgun sequence DNA includes these proteins:
- the LOC110276751 gene encoding protein RKD3-like, with the protein MASCNYFFNPQQIDEYPFPLPIQCSLYDYDYYYYSSENTNEYPPLGCWAHEFSIQDMECYPSLPFYETLSIEPISTIKDYDFYDIKEGFSVWNEVDAGFDCSEKVSSSSSLSNNNNNEENKSIRRVINKRVCREERSSNSTKMLSRKMISDYFYMPITQAAKELDVGLTLLKKRCRELGIRRWPHRKLMSLQTLINNVQELGKEEGRESEEKLRSAIEILEKEKKLLEEMPDLQLEDNTKRLRQACFKANYKKRKLIMGSSSSNSSMESSSSYNIIGHNATRITSSKGDTMDSVGFISFEDEEDQERDIKYALSLPPLSHNIQMV; encoded by the exons atggCTTCTTGCAATTACTTCTTCAACCCTCAACAAATAGATGAATATCCTTTCCCTCTTCCCATTCAATGTTCCttatatgattatgattattactattattcCAG TGAAAACACTAACGAATATCCACCACTGGGATGTTGGGCACACGAGTTTTCAATACAAGACATGGAGTGTTACCCTTCACTTCCTTTTTATGAAACTCTCTCCATCGAACCAATTTCAACTATTAAAG ACTATGACTTTTATGATATTAAGGAAGGGTTTTCTGTCTGGAACGAAGTGGATGCCGGCTTTGATTGTTCAGAAAAagtttcatcatcatcatcactttccaacaacaacaacaatgaagaaaaTAAGAGCATCAGGAGGGTCATTAATAAACGAGTTTGTAGAGAAGAGAGAAGTAGCAACAGTACGAAAATGTTATCAAGGAAGATGATATCGGATTATTTCTACATGCCGATAACTCAAGCAGCGAAGGAACTTGATGTGGGCTTAACACTTTTGAAGAAGAGATGCAGAGAGTTAGGGATTCGAAGGTGGCCTCATCGGAAACTTATGAGTCTTCAAACCCTCATCAATAATGTTCAG GAGCTAGGGAAGGAAGAGGGGAGAGAGAGTGAAGAGAAGCTAAGGAGTGCAATTGAGATATtagagaaggaaaagaagcttCTGGAAGAAATGCCTGATTTGCAACTTGAAGACAATACCAAAAGACTTAGACAAGCATGTTTCAAGGCCAACTacaagaagaggaagctaaTAATGGGTAGTAGTTCTTCAAATTCATCCatggaatcttcttcatcatATAACATTATTGGACATAATGCAACAAGAATAACTAGTAGTAAGGGAGACACGATGGATAGTGTTGGATTTATTAGCTTTGAGGATGAAGAAGATCAAGAACGTGACATCAAATATGCGTTGTCTTTGCCTCCTTTGTCCCATAACATTCAAATGGTCTAG
- the LOC107468318 gene encoding protein EMBRYO DEFECTIVE 514: protein MAETTASEEQLAEQNTSSSSSSAKEIDVDSSKPEAGREAGDDIATDSKKRKVDDGKGKAKVDEQSEDKKKKKKNEEAEEASKEILSGPVKLGYKTFDSSVEIFDYFYNFLHSWPLNLNVNKYEHQMLLELLQKGHKNAARKIGVGIRSFQIHKHPKWMGRCFVLMREDGSVDYFRFRKCVHHILPLPDEMLPLPGVDKHLSSKKKYSKQGGRGRGGSGK from the exons ATGGCGGAAACCACCGCATCGGAAGAACAGCTCGCGGAACAAAAcacatcctcctcctcctcctccgccAAAGAAATTGACGTGGACAGCTCCAAACCTGAGGCTGGTCGCGAGGCCGGTGACGACATAGCTACTGATTCCAAGAAGCGGAAGGTAGATGACGGAAAGGGGAAAGCCAaagttgatgaacaaagtgaagacaagaagaagaagaagaagaacgaggaGGCGGAGGAAGCGAGCAAGGAGATACTATCGGGTCCAGTGAAATTGGGTTACAAGACCTTCGATTCTTCGGTGGAAATTTTCGATTACTTCTACAACTTTCTTCATTCCTGGCCCCTTAATCTCAATGTCAACAAG TATGAACATCAAATGTTGCTGGAATTGCTCCAGAAGGGACACAAGAATGCTGCCCGGAAGATTGGAGTGGGAATCCGCTCTTTCCAAATCCACAAGCATCCCAAGTGGATGGGCAGGTGCTTCGTCCTCATGAGAGAGGATGGATCTGTGGATTATTTTCGCTTCCGCAAATGTGTGCATCATATTCTTCCATTGCCGGATGAGATGCTTCCACTACCTGGAGTGGACAAGCACTTAAGCAGCAAAAAGAAGTACTCGAAACAGGGAGGGCGCGGCCGTGGCGGATCTGGAAAGTGA
- the LOC107468310 gene encoding eukaryotic translation initiation factor 5A-2, with the protein MSDEEHHFESKADAGASKTYPQQAGTIRKNGYIVIKGRPCKVVEVSTSKTGKHGHAKCHFVGIDIFTAKKLEDIVPSSHNCDVPHVNRTDYQLIDISEDGFVSLLTENGNTKDDLRLPTDDSLLSQIKDGFAEGKDLVVSVMSAMGEEQICALKDIGPKN; encoded by the exons ATGTCGGACGAGGAGCACCATTTCGAGTCGAAGGCCGACGCCGGAGCCTCCAAGACTTACCCTCAGCAAGCCGGTACCATCCGCAAGAACGGTTACATCGTCATCAAGGGCCGTCCCTGCAAG GTTGTTGAAGTTTCGACTTCAAAGACTGGAAAGCACGGTCACGCTAAGTGCCACTTTGTTGGAATTGATATCTTCACTGCCAAGAAGCTCGAAGATATCGTTCCCTCTTCTCACAACTGTGAT GTTCCCCATGTGAATCGTACTGACTACCAGCTCATTGATATCTCTGAGGATGGATTT GTGAGTCTGCTCACTGAAAATGGAAACACCAAGGATGATCTCAGGCTCCCTACTGATGATTCTCTCCTGTCTCAG ATTAAGGATGGGTTTGCTGAGGGTAAGGACCTTGTTGTCTCTGTCATGTCTGCTATGGGTGAGGAGCAGATTTGTGCCCTGAAGGATATTGGCCCAAAGAACTAA